From the genome of Apodemus sylvaticus chromosome 3, mApoSyl1.1, whole genome shotgun sequence, one region includes:
- the LOC127680014 gene encoding cytochrome P450 2J5 isoform X1: protein MIASLSSLVTSFWAALHLRTLLLAAVTFLFLVNMLRSRHPKNYPPGPWRLPFMGNFFQIDFEQRHLVLQQFVKKYGNVFSLELGRSSVVVVSGLPLIKKMFTHLDQNFVNRFLSPVRERITGNNGLIGSNGQTWKEQRRFALMTLRNFGLGKKSLEQRMQEEAYHLVEAIGEEGGQPLDPHLKINNAVSNIICSVTFGERFEYEDCQFQELLKLLDEAMHLQGSVAGQLYNAFPRIMKYLPGPHQKIFRNWEELKLFISHIIKKHQKDWNPDEPRDFIDAFLMEMQKHSGRKTSSFNEENLICSTLDLFLAGTETTSTTLRWALLYMTVYPEIQENVQAEIDRVVGHKRQVSLSDRDSMPYTNAVIHEVQRMGNIIPLNVPREVTVDTKLDGFHLPKGTVIMTNLTALHRDPKEWATPEVFNPEHFLENGQFKKRESFLPFSMGKRACLGEQLARSELFIFFSALMQRFTFKPPINEKLSLKFRMGLTLSPVKHRICAVPRL from the exons ATGATTGCCTCTTTGAGCTCCCTGGTGACTTCTTTCTGGGCAGCCCTCCATCTCAGGACTTTGCTACTGGCTGCTGTCACTTTCCTGTTCCTGGTTAACATGCTCAGAAGTCGGCACCCCAAAAACTACCCACCAGGGCCATGGCGTCTGCCCTTCATGGGCAACTTCTTTCAAATAGACTTTGAGCAAAGACACTTAGTGCTTCAGCAG tttgtgAAGAAATATGGTAATGTATTTAGTCTGGAGCTGGGCAGATCATCAGTGGTGGTTGTATCAGGACTGCCATTAATCAAAAAAATGTTTACCCACCTCGATCAAAATTTTGTGAATCGCTTTCTGAGTCCTGTGAGAGAACGAATCACCGGTAATAATG GATTGATTGGATCTAATGGGCAGACATGGAAGGAACAAAGGAGATTTGCCCTGATGACACTGAGGAACTTTGGGTTAGGAAAGAAGAGCTTAGAGCAGCGCATGCAAGAGGAGGCCTATCACCTTGTGGAAGCCataggagaggagggag GACAACCTTTGGATCCTCACTTGAAGATCAACAATGCTGTTTCCAATATCATTTGCTCTGTTACCTTTGGGGAGCGCTTTGAGTATGAGGACTGCCAGTTTCAGGAACTGCTGAAGTTGCTGGATGAGGCTATGCATTTGCAGGGTTCAGTAGCAGGCCAG CTCTACAATGCCTTTCCACGTATAATGAAGTATCTTCCTGGACCACATcagaaaattttcagaaattGGGAGGAACTGAAATTGTTTATTTCTCATATAATCAAGAAACACCAGAAAGATTGGAACCCAGATGAGCCAAGAGACTTCATTGATGCTTTCCTAATGGAAATGCAAAAG CATTCTGGGAGGAAGACAAGTAG TTTCAATGAAGAAAATCTCATCTGCAGCACTCTGGACCTCTTTTTGGCTGGAACGGAAACAACATCCACAACACTGAGATGGGCTCTGCTCTACATGACTGTCTACCCAGAAATACAAG AAAATGTACAGGCGGAGATTGACAGAGTGGTTGGCCACAAGAGGCAGGTGAGCTTGTCTGACCGAGACTCCATGCCCTACACCAATGCTGTCATCCATGAGGTGCAGAGGATGGGCAACATCATCCCCTTGAATGTTCCAAGGGAAGTGACAGTTGACACCAAGCTTGATGGGTTTCACCTGCCAAAG GGAACCGTCATCATGACCAATTTGACTGCCCTACATAGGGATCCCAAAGAGTGGGCCACTCCAGAAGTTTTCAATCCAGAACATTTTTTAGAGAATGGGCAGTTTAAGAAGAGAGAATCCTTTCTGCCATTTTCAATGG GAAAGAGAGCTTGTCTTGGAGAACAATTGGCTAGATCTGAgctgttcattttcttctctgcccTTATGCAAAGATTTACCTTCAAGCCCCCAATCAATGAGAAGTTGAGCCTGAAATTCAGAATGGGCCTCACCCTTTCCCCAGTCAAGCACCGAATCTGTGCTGTCCCTAGACTgtga
- the LOC127680014 gene encoding cytochrome P450 2J5 isoform X2, whose product MIASLSSLVTSFWAALHLRTLLLAAVTFLFLVNMLRSRHPKNYPPGPWRLPFMGNFFQIDFEQRHLVLQQFVKKYGNVFSLELGRSSVVVVSGLPLIKKMFTHLDQNFVNRFLSPVRERITGNNGLIGSNGQTWKEQRRFALMTLRNFGLGKKSLEQRMQEEAYHLVEAIGEEGGQPLDPHLKINNAVSNIICSVTFGERFEYEDCQFQELLKLLDEAMHLQGSVAGQLYNAFPRIMKYLPGPHQKIFRNWEELKLFISHIIKKHQKDWNPDEPRDFIDAFLMEMQKYPDRTTSFNEENLICSTLDLFLAGTETTSTTLRWALLYMTVYPEIQENVQAEIDRVVGHKRQVSLSDRDSMPYTNAVIHEVQRMGNIIPLNVPREVTVDTKLDGFHLPKGTVIMTNLTALHRDPKEWATPEVFNPEHFLENGQFKKRESFLPFSMGKRACLGEQLARSELFIFFSALMQRFTFKPPINEKLSLKFRMGLTLSPVKHRICAVPRL is encoded by the exons ATGATTGCCTCTTTGAGCTCCCTGGTGACTTCTTTCTGGGCAGCCCTCCATCTCAGGACTTTGCTACTGGCTGCTGTCACTTTCCTGTTCCTGGTTAACATGCTCAGAAGTCGGCACCCCAAAAACTACCCACCAGGGCCATGGCGTCTGCCCTTCATGGGCAACTTCTTTCAAATAGACTTTGAGCAAAGACACTTAGTGCTTCAGCAG tttgtgAAGAAATATGGTAATGTATTTAGTCTGGAGCTGGGCAGATCATCAGTGGTGGTTGTATCAGGACTGCCATTAATCAAAAAAATGTTTACCCACCTCGATCAAAATTTTGTGAATCGCTTTCTGAGTCCTGTGAGAGAACGAATCACCGGTAATAATG GATTGATTGGATCTAATGGGCAGACATGGAAGGAACAAAGGAGATTTGCCCTGATGACACTGAGGAACTTTGGGTTAGGAAAGAAGAGCTTAGAGCAGCGCATGCAAGAGGAGGCCTATCACCTTGTGGAAGCCataggagaggagggag GACAACCTTTGGATCCTCACTTGAAGATCAACAATGCTGTTTCCAATATCATTTGCTCTGTTACCTTTGGGGAGCGCTTTGAGTATGAGGACTGCCAGTTTCAGGAACTGCTGAAGTTGCTGGATGAGGCTATGCATTTGCAGGGTTCAGTAGCAGGCCAG CTCTACAATGCCTTTCCACGTATAATGAAGTATCTTCCTGGACCACATcagaaaattttcagaaattGGGAGGAACTGAAATTGTTTATTTCTCATATAATCAAGAAACACCAGAAAGATTGGAACCCAGATGAGCCAAGAGACTTCATTGATGCTTTCCTAATGGAAATGCAAAAG TACCCAGATAGAACTACAAGTTTCAATGAAGAAAATCTCATCTGCAGCACTCTGGACCTCTTTTTGGCTGGAACGGAAACAACATCCACAACACTGAGATGGGCTCTGCTCTACATGACTGTCTACCCAGAAATACAAG AAAATGTACAGGCGGAGATTGACAGAGTGGTTGGCCACAAGAGGCAGGTGAGCTTGTCTGACCGAGACTCCATGCCCTACACCAATGCTGTCATCCATGAGGTGCAGAGGATGGGCAACATCATCCCCTTGAATGTTCCAAGGGAAGTGACAGTTGACACCAAGCTTGATGGGTTTCACCTGCCAAAG GGAACCGTCATCATGACCAATTTGACTGCCCTACATAGGGATCCCAAAGAGTGGGCCACTCCAGAAGTTTTCAATCCAGAACATTTTTTAGAGAATGGGCAGTTTAAGAAGAGAGAATCCTTTCTGCCATTTTCAATGG GAAAGAGAGCTTGTCTTGGAGAACAATTGGCTAGATCTGAgctgttcattttcttctctgcccTTATGCAAAGATTTACCTTCAAGCCCCCAATCAATGAGAAGTTGAGCCTGAAATTCAGAATGGGCCTCACCCTTTCCCCAGTCAAGCACCGAATCTGTGCTGTCCCTAGACTgtga
- the LOC127680014 gene encoding cytochrome P450 2J5 isoform X3, whose translation MIASLSSLVTSFWAALHLRTLLLAAVTFLFLVNMLRSRHPKNYPPGPWRLPFMGNFFQIDFEQRHLVLQQFVKKYGNVFSLELGRSSVVVVSGLPLIKKMFTHLDQNFVNRFLSPVRERITGNNGLIGSNGQTWKEQRRFALMTLRNFGLGKKSLEQRMQEEAYHLVEAIGEEGGQPLDPHLKINNAVSNIICSVTFGERFEYEDCQFQELLKLLDEAMHLQGSSSEVLHLYNAFPRIMKYLPGPHQKIFRNWEELKLFISHIIKKHQKDWNPDEPRDFIDAFLMEMQKYPDRTTSFNEENLICSTLDLFLAGTETTSTTLRWALLYMTVYPEIQENVQAEIDRVVGHKRQVSLSDRDSMPYTNAVIHEVQRMGNIIPLNVPREVTVDTKLDGFHLPKERELVLENNWLDLSCSFSSLPLCKDLPSSPQSMRS comes from the exons ATGATTGCCTCTTTGAGCTCCCTGGTGACTTCTTTCTGGGCAGCCCTCCATCTCAGGACTTTGCTACTGGCTGCTGTCACTTTCCTGTTCCTGGTTAACATGCTCAGAAGTCGGCACCCCAAAAACTACCCACCAGGGCCATGGCGTCTGCCCTTCATGGGCAACTTCTTTCAAATAGACTTTGAGCAAAGACACTTAGTGCTTCAGCAG tttgtgAAGAAATATGGTAATGTATTTAGTCTGGAGCTGGGCAGATCATCAGTGGTGGTTGTATCAGGACTGCCATTAATCAAAAAAATGTTTACCCACCTCGATCAAAATTTTGTGAATCGCTTTCTGAGTCCTGTGAGAGAACGAATCACCGGTAATAATG GATTGATTGGATCTAATGGGCAGACATGGAAGGAACAAAGGAGATTTGCCCTGATGACACTGAGGAACTTTGGGTTAGGAAAGAAGAGCTTAGAGCAGCGCATGCAAGAGGAGGCCTATCACCTTGTGGAAGCCataggagaggagggag GACAACCTTTGGATCCTCACTTGAAGATCAACAATGCTGTTTCCAATATCATTTGCTCTGTTACCTTTGGGGAGCGCTTTGAGTATGAGGACTGCCAGTTTCAGGAACTGCTGAAGTTGCTGGATGAGGCTATGCATTTGCAGGGTTCA tcatctgaagttcttcat CTCTACAATGCCTTTCCACGTATAATGAAGTATCTTCCTGGACCACATcagaaaattttcagaaattGGGAGGAACTGAAATTGTTTATTTCTCATATAATCAAGAAACACCAGAAAGATTGGAACCCAGATGAGCCAAGAGACTTCATTGATGCTTTCCTAATGGAAATGCAAAAG TACCCAGATAGAACTACAAGTTTCAATGAAGAAAATCTCATCTGCAGCACTCTGGACCTCTTTTTGGCTGGAACGGAAACAACATCCACAACACTGAGATGGGCTCTGCTCTACATGACTGTCTACCCAGAAATACAAG AAAATGTACAGGCGGAGATTGACAGAGTGGTTGGCCACAAGAGGCAGGTGAGCTTGTCTGACCGAGACTCCATGCCCTACACCAATGCTGTCATCCATGAGGTGCAGAGGATGGGCAACATCATCCCCTTGAATGTTCCAAGGGAAGTGACAGTTGACACCAAGCTTGATGGGTTTCACCTGCCAAAG GAAAGAGAGCTTGTCTTGGAGAACAATTGGCTAGATCTGAgctgttcattttcttctctgcccTTATGCAAAGATTTACCTTCAAGCCCCCAATCAATGAGAAGTTGA
- the LOC127680014 gene encoding cytochrome P450 2J5 isoform X4 produces MIASLSSLVTSFWAALHLRTLLLAAVTFLFLVNMLRSRHPKNYPPGPWRLPFMGNFFQIDFEQRHLVLQQFVKKYGNVFSLELGRSSVVVVSGLPLIKKMFTHLDQNFVNRFLSPVRERITGNNGLIGSNGQTWKEQRRFALMTLRNFGLGKKSLEQRMQEEAYHLVEAIGEEGGQPLDPHLKINNAVSNIICSVTFGERFEYEDCQFQELLKLLDEAMHLQGSSSEVLHYPDRTTSFNEENLICSTLDLFLAGTETTSTTLRWALLYMTVYPEIQENVQAEIDRVVGHKRQVSLSDRDSMPYTNAVIHEVQRMGNIIPLNVPREVTVDTKLDGFHLPKERELVLENNWLDLSCSFSSLPLCKDLPSSPQSMRS; encoded by the exons ATGATTGCCTCTTTGAGCTCCCTGGTGACTTCTTTCTGGGCAGCCCTCCATCTCAGGACTTTGCTACTGGCTGCTGTCACTTTCCTGTTCCTGGTTAACATGCTCAGAAGTCGGCACCCCAAAAACTACCCACCAGGGCCATGGCGTCTGCCCTTCATGGGCAACTTCTTTCAAATAGACTTTGAGCAAAGACACTTAGTGCTTCAGCAG tttgtgAAGAAATATGGTAATGTATTTAGTCTGGAGCTGGGCAGATCATCAGTGGTGGTTGTATCAGGACTGCCATTAATCAAAAAAATGTTTACCCACCTCGATCAAAATTTTGTGAATCGCTTTCTGAGTCCTGTGAGAGAACGAATCACCGGTAATAATG GATTGATTGGATCTAATGGGCAGACATGGAAGGAACAAAGGAGATTTGCCCTGATGACACTGAGGAACTTTGGGTTAGGAAAGAAGAGCTTAGAGCAGCGCATGCAAGAGGAGGCCTATCACCTTGTGGAAGCCataggagaggagggag GACAACCTTTGGATCCTCACTTGAAGATCAACAATGCTGTTTCCAATATCATTTGCTCTGTTACCTTTGGGGAGCGCTTTGAGTATGAGGACTGCCAGTTTCAGGAACTGCTGAAGTTGCTGGATGAGGCTATGCATTTGCAGGGTTCA tcatctgaagttcttcat TACCCAGATAGAACTACAAGTTTCAATGAAGAAAATCTCATCTGCAGCACTCTGGACCTCTTTTTGGCTGGAACGGAAACAACATCCACAACACTGAGATGGGCTCTGCTCTACATGACTGTCTACCCAGAAATACAAG AAAATGTACAGGCGGAGATTGACAGAGTGGTTGGCCACAAGAGGCAGGTGAGCTTGTCTGACCGAGACTCCATGCCCTACACCAATGCTGTCATCCATGAGGTGCAGAGGATGGGCAACATCATCCCCTTGAATGTTCCAAGGGAAGTGACAGTTGACACCAAGCTTGATGGGTTTCACCTGCCAAAG GAAAGAGAGCTTGTCTTGGAGAACAATTGGCTAGATCTGAgctgttcattttcttctctgcccTTATGCAAAGATTTACCTTCAAGCCCCCAATCAATGAGAAGTTGA